A single genomic interval of Spinacia oleracea cultivar Varoflay chromosome 6, BTI_SOV_V1, whole genome shotgun sequence harbors:
- the LOC110798180 gene encoding LOW QUALITY PROTEIN: peroxidase 21-like (The sequence of the model RefSeq protein was modified relative to this genomic sequence to represent the inferred CDS: inserted 1 base in 1 codon; deleted 3 bases in 3 codons): MHKSSAMMIHSIPVSTFILLLLPFFLQFHSGMGELMVDYYSKSCPNAEKIIKDQVLKLYDEHGNTAVSWVRNLFHDCMVKSCDASLLLDTTYISMGIETEKSDSRNFGMRNYKYIKTIKDAIEKECPSTVSCADIIALSARDGAQRLGGPHIEMKTGRRDSKQSYAANVKDMIPNHNDSISSVLSRFQSMGIDVEATVAYYILGAHSVGRVHCINLVNRLYPTVDPTLDPDYATYLKNRCPSPTPNPDSRMYVVYARNDHETPMILDNMYYKNLLSHKGLLLVDQGLVSDPXYVKKMAADNAYFHEQFSRGMILLSENNPLTGNQGEIRKDCRYVN; the protein is encoded by the exons ATGCACAAATCTAGTGCCATGATGATCCACTCTATTCCCGTCTCAACCTTCATCCTTTTGCTATTGCCATTCTTTCTACAATTTCATTCAG GAATGGGTGAGCTTATGGTGGATTACTACTCCAAAAGTTGTCCAAATgcagaaaaaataataaaagatcaAGTATTGAAACTTTATGATGAGCATGGAAATACTGCTGTATCTTGGGTTAGGAATCTATTTCACGACTGCATGGTCAAG TCATGTGATGCATCACTTCTTTTGGATACA ACATATATATCAATGGGTATTGAAACAGAAAAAAGCGATTCAAGAAACTTTGGAATGAGAAATTATAAGTATATCAAAACTATAAAGGATGCAATTGAGAAAGAATGTCCATCCACTGTCTCTTGTGCTGATATTATTGCCCTTTCTGCAAGAGATGGCGCTCAACGG CTTGGAGGACCACATATAGAGATGAAGACGGGAAGAAGAGATAGTAAACAAAGTTATGCAGCAAATGTAAAAGACATGATCCCAAACCACAACGACTCTATATCATCCGTACTATCCCGGTTCCAATCAATGGGCATTGACGTTGAAGCAACCGTTGCT TATTATATTTTAGGTGCTCACTCCGTAGGAAGAGTACATTGTATCAACCTCGTAAACCGGCTCTACCCGACCGTGGATCCAACTCTCGACCCTGATTATGCTACCTACCTTAAGAATCGGTGCCCAAGCCCGACACCAAACCCGGATTCA AGGATGTACGTGGTttatgcaagaaatgaccatgaGACGCCCATGATACTTGATAATATGTACTACAAAAACTTGCTTAGCCATAAAGGGTTGTTGTTGGTGGACCAAGGGCTGGTTTCGGATC TCTACGTTAAGAAGATGGCTGCGGATAATGCGTACTTCCATGAACAATTCTCAAGGGGGATGATTTTGTTGTCTGAGAATAATCCTTTAACGGGTAATCAAGGTGAGATCCGAAAGGATTGTCGATATGTTAACTGA
- the LOC110798186 gene encoding uncharacterized protein codes for MEPKRKKIATVDLRSNNNAVENSSNIAVDSYLPEEDSWIIVKKQKVNILIPRLPTIEQPTVPDLEQGQLCGDISNKMTNIPSELLLERSDGSMSLSPNSNTQSCTKVYSPADNAVATPEPRRPVEDQVGLTSFSGKTETVIKSLKTSPKLVRPSMMKQGLSVFYSLSTSTMNINKKMRASNLERNILSAGGLSRWLSSLGLEQFEGILRAKNVNKFHLADLSMKKLKDMGAHAVGPRRKLIHAIDCVCQPYSYAPYKNFHYRLR; via the coding sequence ATGGAACCCAAGCGAAAAAAGATTGCTACAGTAGATTTGAGAAGCAACAATAACGCTGTGGAAAACTCTTCAAATATTGCTGTTGATTCATATTTGCCTGAAGAGGATAGTTGGATTATTGTTAAGAAGCAGAAAGTTAACATTCTGATTCCTCGTCTTCCCACTATTGAGCAGCCTACGGTGCCTGATCTTGAACAAGGTCAGCTGTGTGGAGATATATCTAACAAGATGACTAATATTCCATCTGAGCTTTTACTGGAGAGAAGTGATGGGTCAATGTCTTTGTCTCCAAACTCAAATACCCAATCTTGTACAAAAGTCTATTCTCCTGCAGACAATGCAGTAGCAACCCCGGAACCAAGACGGCCAGTGGAAGACCAAGTAGGGTTGACATCCTTTTCGGGGAAGACAGAAACTGTTATAAAATCCCTTAAAACATCTCCAAAGCTCGTCAGACCATCCATGATGAAACAAGGTCTATCTGTATTTTATAGCTTGTCCACTTCCACCATGAATATCAATAAGAAGATGCGGGCATCAAATCTTGAAAGAAACATCTTAAGTGCTGGTGGATTGAGCAGGTGGCTTTCTTCTCTTGGATTGGAGCAATTCGAAGGAATTCTACGTGCAAAAAATGTCAATAAATTTCACTTGGCAGATCTGTCAATGAAGAAGCTAAAGGATATGGGTGCTCATGCTGTTGGACCAAGAAGAAAGTTGATTCATGCTATAGACTGTGTTTGTCAGCCTTATTCTTATGCACCTTACAAGAATTTTCACTATCGATTAAGATAG